The window ATCAGTAAGGAATGGATCAACGCAGCCCGGGCCAGATGGGATGCCTATGTTCTGGAGCATGGGGAAACCCCACCTGCATACACCCAGGCAATAATGGGCTTGGACGTGGCCGAGTTCGGTGCTGATTCAAACGTGGCAGCTTTTAGGTATGGCGGATTTGTTGAGCGCCTTATCTCATGGGCAGGGGTGGACACCATGACCACAGCGGACCGGGCCACGGCAGAATATAAAGGCAGATCTGTTCAATACTGCAATGTTGACGGCACTGGTATCGGTGCTGGTGTTGCGCCTGCCATGCAAAGAAATAGCTGTGTTGCCAATTCCACTAAAGTGGCATCCAGGCCAACAGAATCAACCGAGATGGGAGAGTTTCACATCCTGCGCGATCAGCTTTGGTGGGCCTGCCGGGAATGGCTGCGGACGGATTCTGGGGCCATGCTGCCACCTGATGAAGGGGTTGTGGAAGAACTCATGGTTGCCACCTATGAGATCGTAAACGGCAAAATCAAGGTCATGCCCAAGGCCACAATGAGAGAATTGTTAAAACGTAGTCCAGACAAGGCAGACGCGCTTTGCCTGACATTTGCACCGGAAGATAAGTCCGGGCGGATATTTCCATATCTTTAAGAGGTAATTATGATTTTTGGCACCATTTTAAACTCAAAACAGGATGATCGGGGTATCATCACACACCAGGTATTGAAGGACAGCAAAGAATCTAAAAACAACTATGCCCAGGTTGCAGCAGGTTTGCATTGGCCTGAAAAAGGCTCACCAGGCTTTAGCGTGATCCTGGGCGAAATATTTAATCCGTACAAGGATAGCGGAGAATATGTCCGGGGGCCGCTGGTGCTTCTTGCTGAGACAGAATACCAAGAGTCTCTGTCAACCATGTTCTCAAAATTATCGGATGAACTCGGGCACATAGGCTGCACTGATATTTTTTGTGATAGCCAGTCCACTGGCCGGCGTGAATTTGCTGAAGCGTTTTGGGATTTTAAACATCAAAATATACAGGTAAAAGGTTCTCTGTGCATGCCGCCTTTCCCTGAAAACTTTGGAGTTGGGTTTCATGAGATCCGCCACCAGATAGAAACCGGATTACTGGAGATTCCCAAAGAATCAATCTGTTTTCAGCAACTCCAAAAAATAATTTTCGATGATCTTAGAGACCCCATGGTTCATGCGAAGTTTCCCGCTTTAGAGGCCCTGCGGTTTGCAGCCGGGGGGATTATGAACCGGACTCCAAAACCGTACAGGAAGAAACGCAAACGTCGGCAACGGTCGGCTATGGCTCTTTAACCGAATACAAATTGCCCAGGGCTGGTTCCATGGGCCTTGGAAGCAAAGAAAGACACAGGGGCCAGCCTGCGGAAGATTGGCCGGACTGTTGCCGCTGAGGTTGAGAAGTATTTTGAGACTCGGGTTAATCCTATGACCATTACCAATAAGGCCAACAAAATTAACCGCGTATCAAATGATACACCAGCCTAAAACCCAGCAACGGTGCTGGTAGATGGCGGCAACACTGGCAACAATATCACCACACAAGAAGCTGTTGCCGCCGTTGAAAATGAGATCGAAAAAGCCACCCCTGTCAGGGAGGCATCCAGAAAAGTAGCAGAAAGCACAGGAATGAACGATGGCTCCTTGAGAGTAGCCCACCAGCGCGCAGAGAAGAAAATGAACAGCGCAAAATTATCCAAACTGCAAAGATTCATCCTGGTGGAGGCATACAAGCACGGTGAGATCCAGAACGCTGATATCCTGATGCGTTGGTATAGCTTCCAGCCGGTATCTCATGAAAAAATCAAATTCAACCGGAAGCAGATCAGCATGAAAAAATAGCTGCGCGCCACAGTCTCCACGGCAAAGGTCCTAACCCGGCTCAGGTACCGGAGGGTATTGCGGCGGGTAGGCTAAGACTTAGGCACAGCTTAATACCGACCAGCAAATCAAAATTATTTACCCCACAATGCTTTTGTTATTGAATGATAGTTTCAAATAGGCCTGGGTGACCAATGATACCATAAGTGCTTAGGCAATTACAGATCACAAATAGTCGATTTTGGACCGCCTAAAATGAAGGAGTATGTTCTATAAAATTGATTTTGCTTCCTGTTGAATTATCGAAAAGACGGATAATAATGTATTAACGGAGCCTATGAACGGCTTGTTTTCCAGTAACAAGAAACCTTTTTGAAAAATACGATTTGCTTAGTTTTCTTGTTTTGTTTGGTTTGTCAATCTTTCTGCTGTGAGAATCAAATATGGCGCTTTAGATAAAATATTGTCTGTACCATCAATCAAATCTTTTGAAAGAAATGTTTTAGCTTCAAGCATAGTGATATTTTCCCTAACATACTGATTAATATCAGCATCCGTTGTTGCGTTTTTATTTACGAAGTAATCAACTTTTCCTGATCCAAGAATTAACAGTTTGTCTGTTTCGTCATCTTTCATCCTACTTGTTACATAAATTGAATGTTCAAACACCTTTGTTGCATTTAAATTGGCTGCCCAGTCATCTAACGATTTGCCTGTTACTGAAAGCACAACATCAAACACGCCAAAGACTATATCTTTGAAGCCTGCTAGAAATGTATCCCCGGGTGAAAAACTTGATTTTTCAATGCTAGTTATATCTGTCGACCTAACTCTCCTCAATGCTTTCACTAAAGCTTTTGTATCTACCTCATATCCTTTTAATATAATGTGGTAATTAGTATCAATTGTTTCTGTAAAAAATATCTGATTTTGTACAACAACTGGTTGGTATGTTGCCATATGTTCTGCAAGATCAGTGATTTTTGAATACCTTAAGAATTGACCATTTTTATATATCATCGCATAAAGCATCAATTCTCTATTTCCAACCTGGCCCTTACTAGTTGCACTTTTTTCATCTAATTCTGTTAAGTACGCACAATCTAAAGACAAGCGAATAACTGACCCTTCTTTTACCTCTATTGCACTAGTGGGGTGGCGAGTTAATTTTATCATTGGAGTTTCAGCAACAGTACTCGTGACACCTGATTTTTTGGATAATTTAAACGTATACGATGGTGCGATCTGTGACTTTCCTGCACAACAAAATAAAAATAACGACGTCGCAATCATTATCAGGATTTTTTTCATAGTTTTTTCCCTATATTTTTAAACAATATGATTTGTAGGTTTGTTTATCACCTATCCTCTTATATCCAATGGCAAATTCTGAGAAAATGTGTACTCTCACCATTTCTCTTGAGGCCTTACAGGATATATCCTACAAAAATAAAGATTATTGAATAACTAATCACCCCCTGATGAAAAATGCAACATAAAATTTTACATATAATCCTGCCTCTGCTTGAATCCCCAAAAAAAAGCGAGCAATTTGTCTATTTATGTGGTGTGCAACCCTTGATAATAAAGGCGTTGACTACTTTTGTTATTGAGGGCCTGGCATGCAAAATCCGGCAGATCAAACCGAGACGTTTGCAGAGAGGCCTACTGCCAGAGTGAAGTCTGTTTTTTGGGTGGATTAAAACCCCCAATTTATATACCCCTCCCCATTGCCGGGATCACCGCCGGCGTTTTCCAGGAAAATAAGCCCGGACCTAAGCACCAAGGTATTTGTGGATCATAATCCGGAAAATATAAGCCACAAAATAATTCCTTGACACCATCCCACAGACCCGGCTAATGTAAACCATTCCTGCAAATTCAGGGATGCCGGTTTGGTCACCGGGAACCACGGACGCGAAGAGGCGTCTACATTATTATGTGAACGCTTTTTTTCGTTCCATGTGTCTATATTGGGCAGCATGGGGGATACCTTCGGGTATGCCGGTTCCGTGGACCGGTTGACCAACCCCTATGTTGCCCTTTTTGTTTTTGGTCAAATGAAAAGGGCTTACTCACAAATCCACGGAGGCCCTACAATGGAACACCAAGCCCTATCACAAATCACCCCAACCGAAGCCCGGACCCTGCTGTCATTTATGCAGGCCCACATTCCCGCACCTAAAAGACTTAACCCTGCCATGACCTGGGAGGAAAGCCACCATATAGACCGGCTTTTTGACAAGGTCCGTGCAGTTCTTTCTTGCCGGGCGGACAAGGAGGTGGGCAAATGAAACCAAATCAAAATTCCACCACGCCTATCGTTCAACTAACATCCTACAAACAATCCACATGGAGGCAGCAAGCCAAACGGCTTCATGATGACGGCCATGAGGATTTCCGCATGGTTTGTGCTACTGCACGAGCGTGCGCACAGCATCTTGCTTTCCCAAGAGACAATTCGTTTTTTGCTCTGATTAACAACATGAAGTTTATCGAAAAGAGTTTTTTCGAGCTCGAACACGCAACAGGGCAAATCGAAGAAATCTATAACAAGGCCTATTCTATTTCTGCCAAGGTAGATCCTTCTCAGTTGGCAGATGTGATCCAGTTTCCGGGAGAAAGGAGGGTGGCCAAATGATTATCAGAACAGAAAAAAGAGCCAACTACACAAAATTGCCCAATGAGTTCCTGCTGGACGAAACCATTTCCGACAAGGCCAGGGGAACCCTTGCCCGCCTGTTGTCAAGACCGGACAAGTGGAACCTTAACGTCAATTACCTCGTGAAGACCGGCAAGGATGGCCATAAGGTCCGCGATCCGTGAACTTGAAGAGGCCGGATATATCCAGAGAGAAGTTTCCAGGCATGAGAACGGGCGGATAATTGGGGTTGAGTATATCATCCATGAAAGCCGGGTTAAACCCTGCGGGGATCGACCGGCACCAGAGCAACCCTGTGTGGTGGCAGGTGAGGAGAACGATGTCATCATTCTGGACCCCGAACCTGAATCAATCATCCAAGAGCCCCCATCCCTGGTGGAGCCTGAGCCGGGAATCAACGCTAAGAAAGCCCATATTGAGGTTGCCGACATTACGGAAAACCACATGCGGGAAACCGTAATCAAGGAAACCGCTCCTATAATAACAAATGATATTAAACAAAGACTGAGGGTAACAACGACTACTACGCCGAAATCTGAACCGGTACCTGCCATCTGTGATCAGGACATACCCATGCCGTTGCCGTCGTCGTGTTCCTCCAATGCCATTTTAAATCTTATCCCTGAGAAACACAAAAGCCCCATGGTGGTCACCTTTGTGAATAAAGCCATCGTTGACTACCCCGCAAAGGATGTTGAGGAGGCCGTTGCCTATGAAGTGGACCCCATGTCAAGACTGATTTTGACATTTTTTAAGCTACATTTTTTAGATTGAAACCCGCCTTCTTCCGACGGGACCGATGGCTTTGTTGTCCTTTTTTTTGTTGAAAAATTTCCCTCCTATGATATTTTCCGTCCGCCAGCTCGGAGGATAGGGCAATGCTGGGAAGCAACCCGAGCGCCGTAGCTGGTGATGGAAGCATGAGAGCAGTGTACAAGCATGTATGCTGCTCTTTCCCATGCATCCATCCTTAATGCGATAAATCCAATCCCCGCGCCTTAGCGCGGAATAATACCCCGTAGGGTCGCCGGGGGCATATGGATTTCCGTCAAGCGGTTCGATAAACGGATGCTGGCGCCTTGTACCCCAGGGCTTGATGCAGCCTTTCCTTATTATAGAAGTTAATAAAGGCCTTTAAGGAGCTCTGAGCCTCCCTCATTGTCCGGTAATCCTTCAGATAAACCTCCTCATACTTGATGGTTCTCCATAATCGTTCAACAAAAACGTTGTCCAGCGCTCTCCCTTTTGAATCCATGCTGATTCGAATCTCCCTCTCTTTCAAAATAGACAAGAATTTCAATGAGGTATACTGACTGCCTTGATCAGTATTGAAAATTTCAGGTTTAGAAAGGCAGAGAGCCTCTTCCAAGACCTCTATACAAAACGTGTTTTCAAGGGTGTTGCTGAGCCGCCATGACAGCACGTAGCGACTGAACCAATCTATCACCGCAGTCAGGTACATGAAGCCGTTCCCGATTCTGATATAGGTAATATCTGTGCTCCAGACATGGTCCGGCCTGTCAATGACGACATCTTTCAGTAAGTATGGGTATATCTTATGATTTTCATTCCTTTTTGTAGTTTGGGGTTTAGGATAGATGGCTTCTATCCGCATTAGTTTCATCAACCGCTGAATTCGTTTCCGGTTAACCGGATGGCCGAGGGCCTTGAGGTAAGCGGTCAACCGCCTACTCCCGTAAAAAGGGGTCCTGGTGTGCTGCTCATCCAACAGATCCATCAGGGTAAGAGTATATGAATCTACAAGCTTCGGCTTGTAATACAGGACCCCTTTTGAAATTTGCAGCAGTTCACACTGTCTGGTAATGCTGATCTCAGGATGTTTTTTGTCAACCAGGCGCCTTCTGTCAGCTACTGATTCTCTCAACCTTTTTTTTTAACCAGTCATTCTCAACGCTGAGCTGACCGATCTGTTTGTATAAATTTTCTATCAGGTTTTGTGTGTCGTGACTTTCCTTTCTGTCCTTCTGGGCTGTTGAGAAGAGATTGGGAAGCCCCTCCAGAGCCTCCTTCTTCCACCTGGTCAGCAATGATCGGTGAACTTCGTATTTAGATGCCAGCTCAGAAATCGTGTTTTGTTCCTTAATCACCTCAACTGCAACTTTTGCCTTGAACTTGCCGCTGTAATTCTTTCTCATGGACCTCCTTTGTCTGGTGAAAATCGAACCGGGCTTTTAGCACGTCAAGTGTCTCTTAGCAATCGGTTCAAATTTCGGGGTCCATTATAGGGCTGCCGGGTATCTTGATTCGATACTGGAACAGAGTGCCCAGGGATTCACATGGGGCCAGATGCCTAGGGGTGGGTTCCACAATGGATTTGTCACCGGCTCCAGGAGAATGGATGCCAACCTTGCCGCCTGCCTTGACTTTGTGGCCTATTGCGAAGGGCAAAAGGAGGTGATGGCATGATACCTGAAACCGACGGCAAACAGTTCAGTGAAATCATGTTCGGCCTTGCTGAGAACTACCCGGGCACGAACCTTACCCCGAACGGTTTAAGGATGCGCTTTGAAGCCCTGAAAGAATTCAGTATCGATCAGATCTCCCAGGCGGCCACACTCCTTTTGAAAAATCATAGATTCAACACCATGCCCACGGTGGGCGACTTCATCCGGGTCATTGATTCGGCAAGCGGGAATATCCCGATTGAAGACCGGGCAGAGATCGAGGCTGGGAAGATTCTTGACCACCTGCACAGATACGGCAAAGCGATTATGCCTGAATTCGATGATCCGATCACACGGCATTTGATGACCACCAGGTGGAAATACGGCTCATGGGCGGCATATGTGGTTGAGGCTGATCTCAAATGGTGGCACAAGGCTTTTGTTCGGGCCTATCAAGCCTATACCGCCGGGGTTGGTATGGATTGTCTATCTAATCTGGCTGGATTGAATCAGCTTGCCGGGGAAATCGGGAATTGGGGAAAGGGGGCCACTCATGCTTGATACCACCAACTCCACAGATAAAGACGAAATCAGATATGCCATAGCAAAACAGACATCCTCAATGCAGAGTATTGAAACCAGTTACGGGAACATTGATCTTGACGACGAACTGAACCAGGCCGTCCAGGATGCCGTTGAGCGTGTTCTTTACAAGCGCCTGGGAGAACGCCCACACCTGTCCATCGAGACGGTGGAGCTGGCCGACGTGCAAATAGAAGCCATTGACAGAATGGTGGATCTGACCGGGAAATCATTTGATAGCCTGGTGCAACTGATGTTTGATTGGGGGTTTTGAATCCTGGGATAGTCTGGCCCGGTTTATAAAGTCCGAATAGTGTAACCTGACCCACACGCCCCTGGTTCGCCGGGGGCTTTTTGTGTGGCGGAAAGTTACGGCCCCCTCTTGAATCTTAGAGTTTCACTAACTCGACCATGAGTCGAATTAGATTCACTGTACAATTGATAATCAAAAGTACAATTGTGATTAATGCAAAAATAGCCTCCATCACATCGCCTCCTTTCAAGGGTTAAGGGTTAGTAGTTAGCATTTGGGTTGCTCTTTAAATAGAGCCCCTTGGCATATTTCATCCTACTTCCCAAGGCTTAGATCAAGGGGGGTCGTAACGCCTCAAAAATTATCAATATATATAAGATTATACTTGCGTTTGAGGATACGAAAAATCAATTATTATGAAACATTATTGAGGAGGTTGGATACAGAAGATTGGCCGAAAATTCGGCTGAATATATCTGTGGCGACGCCTGGGAGGACTCCCCATTTTTGGGGAGTGTATCGTTGTGGGATTTTCCCGTAACGGAATAGAGGGGTGTCATGTGATATGATACCCCTCGTTGGTGGCGCTGTGTCAACTATCCCTTTTAAGTGTTGAAATTCAACCCATGATTGCTATCTTTTGGATATATCCAAGGATGTTATTATGATCGCTAAAATAATATCAATTACCAACACAAGGACCAAAAACAGAATAGATTCCAAAGACAGAATGGGATTCAATGCTGGGGTCCCGGGCCGTAAGAAAGAGCGGCGCAATAAGCCGTATGACCGCAGAAAAAGTGTCAGAGAAGGTGTGATTGTTACGTTGTCCTTTAAGAAAGATCGCAGAAAAAATCCTGACCGTCGCTATATTCATGCATCAGGCGGGCTCGTGCCGGCAGATAATTCCAAAGGATCTATTTATGATGTTAATGGATAATTAAAAGGTTTCCAGGGACCAATTACCCGCGGCAGGGTAATAAAAAACTGAAACCCTTCCCGGTATTCACCCCTATCAAAATTAAAATGAGGTGGTTGGATCGAAAGTTGTTTACCTGTATTTACCCTGATTTTATAATCAAAGGTTGGAAATAGGGTTGGAAAATCATTAATCACAAAAACAAAAGGCTCCCAGCAAAAACGCTGAAAGCCTTTATTATCAATGTGGTGATCCCACCGGGAATCGAACCCGGGTTTCCGGCGTGAGAGGACTTTAATACCACCCCATAAACACTGAAACCCCTGGTTTTTCGTTACAAGGGGAATAAAAAAACACATGAAATACATAGCGTTTTGTATCCGTATTTGTATCCGGTATTAATTAATACATCACCAGTTGTGCACCTGCTCCGCCAAAGACGTTTTACTGCTGTAACGACCTTGATTGCCCTTTAATTCATCGCACCTTTTTTACAATTTTTTCATCGCAGGCTTTTTGACAATGCCCTCAACCATTAATGGTAATAAGGATCATAAAATTTACTGGTAATGTTTCCGGGTAGACACAATATTCGGTGGTCGGATAATTTTAGAAAAAGTACTCAATCATACCATTATGTTGGCCATAGCATTTCTCATTTTTGATTTTCTGAAAAAGGAAATTAACAGGGCATATTCTTTCCTGCTTGCATTACCGGTTTTAGTATGTTTAATCTTTGATAATCTTGATTATCTTTTTTGACCAGCCTGTCTGAATTGGTTGGATAACATTCAAATTTTCAGGATATTCAGAAAAAAACTGGATAATAAGCGGATGTACAGAACCACACATCATATTGTTGGCATTTTAATATTAAAATTGAAACTACGAACATAATGGCTATTCATAAAATTTAATTTCATTGTTCAAATGCAGGGTTTCAATAAAGAGTTAAGGAGTACTATGATTGCTTTTCTTTCTATTTTAGGAACATTATTATCAGTTGTAGCTTCCTTTATTGCTGGCTGGTTTGTCGCAACCGACAAAAATCGAAATGAATTATTCAAACAAAAATTAGAATCTTATAAAAAATTATCTGCCCAAGTTGCAAAAGTTTACACACTTGGAGGGGCTCTCGAAAAAATATCAGATAGTGAAATTGACAATGAAACAAGAGAAGACGTTTATAAAAAAGAAGCAGTTATCTTGCTAAATATGACTTTTAGTGAAATGCTTTTTTTAGAGCAAGCCACATTAAAACAAGTTTACAGATTTATTCAAATGAAGCCTTCTGAATACAACAAAAATAAAGAAGAAATTAACAAAATAATAGATATATTTCGAGAAGATCTCAGCCTGCAAAGGCTTAATGTGATGAATCAGTTATCGACATTAGCACTCGACATCAAAAAGCTTTTATACAAATAAAAAACTAGAAAATTTACAAAGTTTAAACATAATGCACATCACAAACATCTTGTGTCTCTTTTTTCTTCTGTTTATAAATGATTATAAAACAGCAAACGAAGCGCCTGGAACATCCAGCGCGGGTACCAAGCATAGACCAAAGCCCTTCAAAGAGTCCCATTTAACTCTTTTTTTCCAGACCGATAACCTATCCAGAACCATAAACGCTTTTCTCTCGGCGAATGCCACTATCCAGTCTTTCAGCTTTTAAAAAAAAGAAAATTTATTTTCTCTTGGCCTCCGCGGCCTGGAGCTTCGCTCAGGGTCACAAAATCTGCATCATTTCTGCCGGCTAAAAAAGCAACATGTAATTAAAAAACTGAATCCGGCAAAATGATGTAGTTTTGTGAGCCCAACAACCGTAGGGCGTTAGCGTATTGCCACTGGTTTCCCCCTGGAGCTCGTGAAAAGCGTTTCTATAGCCTCATACTCAATGAAATTATCAATGATCTTTTCTGGTATTTCCAGCCAAGATCTTCAAAAAATATATATAAACAGCTTGACAGGTATGAATTAGTCTTATATATGCTTATCAATACGTACTTATGCATACTAATGAAAAGGATTATTTCTATGTCAAAAAAGACCAGGTACACTTTAACCCTTCCAGACGAAGAAACAAAAATTGTAAAAGAATTTTTGTCATTGTTTGAACTCACCCTTTCAGGAATACTCAGTCAATATATTATAAGTCTCCATGATAAAATTACTGAGGCAAAAGGTTTTTATAGCAAACGTCCTGGATCTTGGACACTTGACGAATTAGCAGCTTTTAAAAAGCAAATAGCCACGATACCAGATTTCGATGAGGATATTAGTGAATAAGAGTGCATAAAAAACCTCTGGTCGGTGTTCCAGCACCAACCAGAGGCCAGAGTCCCAAAGAGAGTAAGAGTTTGCGGAAACTTTATTAACTCGGGACGCTTCTTTTATATATTAGTCTAAAAGTTGTGTCAATTTAGAGCCTCTTTGGGTGTTTGAGTCATTTATAATTTCCAAATTCTAAAGAGGTTTTTTATGAAACAACGTCAACAGATTTGTTTAAAAGAAAAGCGCAATGACGACCCCGTTATGTTGAAATCTTCTTGTGAGGAATCTTCGCGTTCCCTCATTGGAACTTCCACGCGCGGCAGCGCGGGGGAGTCCAGTGAGGGGGGACAAACCCATATAACATGTCCCCACCAACTCTCCAAAAAACTTAAAAAAGTTTATTCAGGAGTAGATACCCTTCACCTTTCTCTTTTTGCCGATTTTACAGAAAGTTTCATAATTGATGAAATTGAAAAGGTCCGTGATCTTTGCAGAGAATATGATCAAGATAAAATGCCTTTCATGTTCTTTTCACGCAATTGGAATGTTCATCGTTCAGGGCGTAAACGTTACCCCTTTCATATTTCTACAGGCGATGTCCATGTTTTTTTAAATCGTTATCCTGTAACAAGTTTTATGCCCACATGCTCAATTGAAATCGGTTCTATTTCCTGCCATGCTCCCGGGCCATGGGAAATTTATGAAAAAATTGTAAAATTTTTTGATTCTTGTGAAATTGTCATCTCTAAATATCATATCAAACGTGTTGATTTATCCGCCGATTTTGTAGGGATCTCAATTGAAGATATTGACCTTTGGGATATGCGGAAAATCGTATCTAGAGCTAACAAAAGATCTGTACATTATTCTGGCGCCACTTACTCAGGTGTTTCAATTGGCAGGGGTAATATCGTGGCCCGAGTCTACAATAAACAGCTCGAATTAAAGGAAAGACAAGCGACTGCAAAAGCAGACCTTTTCAGGCGTTTGTGGGATTTGGATCTCACTGATTCTGATACCCCTGTAGTCCGTGTTGAATTTCAATATCGTAGGGAGGCCTTAAAAACTATGAAAATAGAGGGGCAGAACTTCATAGAAACCCTGGATGAACTTAAAAATACCATGAATGGGATCTGGGCTTATTCATCACAAACTTGGTTACAACATAAAGTAGATGTTGTTGATCGAAAAAATCGTCATCATGACAGAGCCGACCTTTCACCATTCTGGCTTGAGGTTCAAGCTGTAGAATTTTCGGAAAAAGATCTTCAAATAAATCGCAAAACCAAAGTTCGCGGTTTTATCAATGTTAAAGCATTAATAGACCAAGCTGCAGGCTGTCTTACAACAGCTTGTGCCGCTCTAATGCCCAATTTAGGGGAAACAAGATCTATTCCTCAAATGGCTTCAAGCGCAATTAAAATGCATCTTAAAAGACGAGTTCAATACGACTTCGATAAATTTTCTGACAAAGTGAAAATTACTTTTAATGATTCTCATCTATGTCTTTCATAAGAGATGAAGGATCATAAACTTATGAACCACGCCACACTTGAGCAAGATTATGGTCGAGTGATAAAACCGGAGGAGCTTGCAACATTTCTCGGGGTTGACCGGCGAACTGTGATCAAGTATTCAAACAGGTGGGGTGGTATCGAAGTTTCTCCCGGTAAATACAGGTTTTTCGAAAAATTGATCAGGAGAAAAATTGATGCCCAGTTTAATAACGAAAAGAGGAAAGAAAAGGTGGCGGGCCACAGTAATGGTCAATGGCCAAAGAAAGGACAAATTGTTTCCAGACAACTCAAAGGAAGTCTTTCGGGAAGCAGTTCTATGGG is drawn from uncultured Desulfobacter sp. and contains these coding sequences:
- a CDS encoding IS3 family transposase (programmed frameshift); translated protein: MRKNYSGKFKAKVAVEVIKEQNTISELASKYEVHRSLLTRWKKEALEGLPNLFSTAQKDRKESHDTQNLIENLYKQIGQLSVENDWLKKKVERSVADRRRLVDKKHPEISITRQCELLQISKGVLYYKPKLVDSYTLTLMDLLDEQHTRTPFYGSRRLTAYLKALGHPVNRKRIQRLMKLMRIEAIYPKPQTTKRNENHKIYPYLLKDVVIDRPDHVWSTDITYIRIGNGFMYLTAVIDWFSRYVLSWRLSNTLENTFCIEVLEEALCLSKPEIFNTDQGSQYTSLKFLSILKEREIRISMDSKGRALDNVFVERLWRTIKYEEVYLKDYRTMREAQSSLKAFINFYNKERLHQALGYKAPASVYRTA